One genomic segment of Alicycliphilus denitrificans K601 includes these proteins:
- a CDS encoding DUF2924 domain-containing protein, whose product MNENPSSIAAQISDLGHLPMAELWTLWDRYFERRPPHPNRTHVESRFAYKLQEQAFGGLAAETRQRLEAIGAKHSRIKLRAKPRALNFAPGTVLLREWATRDHRVTVTAEGLFEYEGRCFKSLTAVARQITGQHRSGPEFFGLLKGGN is encoded by the coding sequence ATGAACGAAAACCCATCATCCATCGCGGCGCAGATCTCCGATCTGGGCCATCTGCCGATGGCCGAACTCTGGACGCTGTGGGATCGCTACTTCGAGCGCCGCCCACCGCACCCGAACCGCACCCATGTCGAATCACGCTTTGCCTACAAGCTGCAGGAGCAGGCCTTCGGCGGCCTCGCGGCGGAGACCCGCCAGCGTTTGGAGGCCATCGGAGCCAAGCATTCCCGGATCAAGCTGCGCGCCAAACCGCGCGCCCTCAACTTCGCGCCGGGCACGGTGCTGCTGCGCGAATGGGCAACGCGCGATCACCGCGTAACCGTGACCGCCGAAGGTCTGTTTGAGTACGAGGGCCGCTGCTTCAAGAGCCTGACCGCCGTGGCCCGCCAGATCACCGGGCAGCACCGCAGCGGGCCGGAATTCTTCGGCCTGCTGAAGGGAGGCAACTGA
- a CDS encoding recombinase family protein: protein MAETASPKARKRCAVYCRVSSDERLDQEFNSIDAQKEAGHAYIVSQRAEGWIPVADDYDDPGFSGGNTERPALKRLLADIQDGRIDIVVVYKIDRLTRSLTDFSKMVDVFERQSVSFVSVTQQFNTTTSMGRLTLNILLSFAQFEREVTGERIRDKIAAAKKKGMWMGGVPTIGYDVVNRLLVINKDEAAVVRRMFEEMLTIGSPTQIAARLSDEGVTTKAWTTQDGRVRTGTRIDKKYIHKVLRNRIYLGELSNRGTWYPGAHQPIIEQELWDKVHAVLARNSHERGVDTKIRSRNDALLRGLLYAPSGERMYPTYSRKNGRKYQYYVSKSESRFGAPGKSYERLPAAEIEAAVVAQIRTVLTSPESIASVVRHIQNNGGQVDEASTVMAMARLNDVWDQLFPVERHRVANLMIERVDLVHTDEMQGIRVRWRELGWDTLIGEFAPRGVGAELLEVEA from the coding sequence ATGGCCGAGACTGCCTCACCCAAGGCGCGCAAACGCTGCGCCGTCTACTGCCGCGTGTCCTCAGACGAGCGTCTCGATCAGGAATTCAACTCCATCGACGCGCAGAAGGAAGCGGGCCACGCCTACATCGTCAGTCAGCGCGCCGAGGGCTGGATTCCGGTCGCCGACGACTACGACGACCCCGGCTTCTCCGGCGGCAACACCGAGCGCCCGGCCTTGAAGCGGCTGCTGGCCGACATCCAGGACGGGCGCATCGACATCGTGGTCGTCTACAAGATCGACCGCCTGACGCGCAGCCTCACCGACTTCTCCAAGATGGTCGACGTGTTCGAGCGCCAGTCGGTGTCCTTCGTCTCGGTCACGCAGCAGTTCAACACCACTACATCGATGGGGCGGCTGACGCTCAACATCCTGCTGTCCTTCGCGCAGTTCGAGCGCGAGGTCACCGGCGAGCGCATCCGCGACAAGATCGCCGCCGCCAAGAAGAAGGGAATGTGGATGGGCGGCGTGCCCACCATCGGCTACGACGTGGTCAACCGCCTACTGGTGATCAACAAGGACGAGGCCGCCGTGGTGCGGCGAATGTTCGAAGAGATGCTGACCATCGGCTCGCCGACGCAGATCGCCGCGCGCCTGTCCGACGAAGGCGTCACCACCAAGGCGTGGACAACGCAGGACGGGCGCGTGCGTACCGGAACGCGCATCGACAAGAAGTACATCCACAAGGTGCTGCGCAACCGCATCTACCTTGGCGAGCTATCGAACCGGGGCACGTGGTATCCGGGCGCGCACCAGCCGATCATCGAGCAAGAGCTATGGGACAAGGTTCACGCAGTGCTGGCGCGCAACAGCCACGAGCGCGGCGTGGACACCAAGATCAGGTCGCGCAACGACGCACTGCTGCGCGGCTTGCTCTACGCGCCCTCGGGCGAACGGATGTACCCGACCTACTCGCGCAAGAACGGGCGCAAGTACCAGTACTACGTCTCCAAGTCGGAGAGCCGGTTCGGCGCGCCGGGCAAGAGCTACGAACGTCTGCCTGCTGCTGAGATCGAGGCGGCCGTCGTGGCGCAGATCCGCACCGTGCTGACCAGCCCCGAATCCATCGCCTCGGTGGTGCGCCACATCCAGAACAACGGCGGGCAGGTCGACGAGGCTAGCACGGTGATGGCGATGGCGCGGCTCAACGATGTGTGGGATCAGTTGTTCCCGGTCGAACGCCATCGCGTAGCCAACCTGATGATCGAACGCGTCGATCTCGTCCACACCGACGAGATGCAGGGCATCCGGGTGAGGTGGCGTGAACTGGGTTGGGACACCTTGATCGGCGAGTTCGCGCCACGCGGTGTCGGCGCGGAACTGCTGGAGGTGGAAGCGTGA
- a CDS encoding helix-turn-helix domain-containing protein, whose protein sequence is MSFGQFIRKTREAKEIQMNDFARQLEISPAYWSRIERDMEKPPKDELIRKAAEILGISADDAFVEASRLPPDIRDDVGNLVRMYRRNVTEKK, encoded by the coding sequence ATGTCCTTCGGACAATTCATCCGCAAGACGCGCGAGGCGAAAGAAATTCAGATGAATGACTTCGCGCGGCAGCTGGAGATATCGCCAGCCTACTGGTCGCGCATTGAGCGCGACATGGAAAAACCGCCCAAGGACGAGCTGATCCGCAAGGCGGCCGAGATTCTCGGCATCAGTGCTGACGACGCCTTCGTCGAAGCCAGCCGTCTGCCGCCCGACATCCGCGACGATGTTGGCAATTTGGTTCGGATGTACCGCCGGAATGTGACGGAGAAGAAGTGA